In Sphingomonas sp., a single window of DNA contains:
- a CDS encoding M50 family metallopeptidase produces the protein MIQSPGILLTILAFALVIGPLVFLHELGHYLAGRIFGVKAEEFSIGFGREIAGITDRRGTRWKFSLLPLGGYVRFAGDMNPASQASPEWLQLPASERAKTFQAKPLWQRAIIVAAGPIMNFVIAVVILSTFAFMFGENRTPSVIGTVIQGSAAAKAGLQSGDRITGLGGRAVETYADMVQFTQLRPNEPVRVDFVRGGAARSVDAVIGTRLERDRFGNEFKIGQLGIGAAGSTQVPVGLLEAPLVGLRTTADIVRMTVDGLGQIITGRRSVAELGGPLKIAQVSGERLSMGPIEFAFLIALVSINLGFINLLPVPVLDGGHLLFYAVEAVRRRPVEPQVMEWAFRGGMLAILALMLFVTLNDLGAFGVWRHLAGLIG, from the coding sequence TTGATCCAATCCCCCGGCATCCTGCTCACCATTCTGGCGTTCGCGCTGGTGATCGGGCCGCTCGTGTTCCTGCACGAGCTGGGACATTATCTGGCGGGCCGCATCTTCGGGGTGAAGGCCGAGGAATTCTCGATCGGCTTCGGGCGTGAGATCGCCGGCATCACGGATCGTCGCGGCACGCGCTGGAAGTTCAGCCTGTTGCCGCTGGGCGGCTATGTCCGCTTCGCGGGCGACATGAACCCGGCGAGCCAGGCATCGCCCGAATGGCTGCAGCTGCCGGCGAGCGAGCGCGCCAAGACCTTCCAGGCCAAGCCGCTGTGGCAGCGCGCGATCATCGTCGCGGCGGGCCCGATCATGAACTTCGTGATCGCGGTCGTCATCCTTTCGACCTTCGCCTTCATGTTCGGCGAGAACCGCACGCCGTCGGTGATCGGCACGGTGATCCAGGGCAGCGCTGCCGCCAAGGCCGGCCTGCAATCCGGCGACCGCATCACCGGCCTTGGTGGCCGCGCGGTCGAAACCTATGCCGATATGGTGCAATTCACCCAGCTGCGGCCGAACGAGCCGGTGCGGGTCGATTTTGTCCGCGGCGGTGCAGCGCGCAGCGTCGATGCGGTGATCGGCACGCGGCTGGAGCGCGATCGCTTCGGCAACGAGTTCAAGATCGGCCAGCTCGGCATCGGCGCGGCAGGTTCTACCCAGGTGCCGGTGGGGCTGCTCGAAGCGCCGCTGGTCGGCCTGCGCACCACTGCCGACATCGTTCGCATGACGGTGGATGGGCTGGGCCAGATCATCACCGGCCGTCGCTCGGTTGCCGAGCTGGGCGGGCCGCTCAAGATCGCCCAGGTATCGGGCGAACGTCTTTCCATGGGGCCGATCGAGTTCGCGTTTCTGATCGCGCTCGTCTCCATTAATCTGGGATTCATCAACCTGTTGCCAGTTCCGGTACTGGATGGTGGTCATCTCCTGTTCTACGCCGTCGAGGCGGTCCGCCGGCGCCCGGTGGAGCCGCAGGTGATGGAATGGGCGTTCCGGGGCGGCATGCTCGCAATTCTCGCGCTGATGCTGTTCGTGACGCTCAACGATCTGGGCGCTTTCGGTGTGTGGAGACATCTGGCCGGCTTGATCGGTTGA
- a CDS encoding 1-deoxy-D-xylulose-5-phosphate reductoisomerase, which translates to MKRVTVLGATGSVGTSTLDLIERNPHAFEVVALTANCDVEKLAAAAIRTRARCAVVADETCLPALQERLAGSGVEAMGGAHSVCDVARMGADWTMAAIVGSAGLKPVMAALEAGGTVALANKESLVSAGEVMMAAARAYGATLLPVDSEHNAVFQCLDRTAPKGVRRIILTASGGPFRSTPKAAMREITPAQAVAHPNWSMGAKISVDSATMMNKGLELIEAFHLFPVAADQLAVLVHAQSVVHSMVEYVDGSVLAQLGTPDMRTPIAFALAWPERMETPCPPLDLAAVGKLEFENPDLDRFPALALAMEALKAGGARPAILNAANEVAVAAFLAGRIGFLEIAAISADTLSRYDPAAPETLDAVLAIDAEARLYAAERVKDCVD; encoded by the coding sequence GTGAAGCGCGTCACGGTGTTGGGGGCGACCGGTTCGGTCGGCACCTCTACGCTGGATCTGATCGAACGAAATCCGCACGCCTTCGAAGTCGTGGCGCTGACCGCCAATTGCGATGTCGAGAAGCTCGCCGCGGCGGCGATCCGCACCCGCGCGCGCTGCGCCGTGGTCGCCGACGAAACCTGCCTGCCGGCGCTGCAGGAACGGCTGGCCGGCAGCGGCGTCGAGGCGATGGGCGGGGCGCATTCGGTATGCGACGTTGCCCGGATGGGCGCCGACTGGACGATGGCGGCGATCGTCGGCAGCGCGGGCCTCAAGCCGGTGATGGCGGCGCTGGAAGCCGGCGGCACGGTCGCGCTCGCCAACAAGGAGTCGCTCGTTTCGGCGGGCGAGGTGATGATGGCGGCGGCCCGGGCCTATGGCGCCACGCTGCTGCCGGTCGATTCGGAGCACAATGCCGTGTTCCAGTGCCTCGATCGCACCGCACCCAAGGGGGTTCGCCGGATCATCCTCACCGCCAGCGGCGGGCCGTTCCGATCGACGCCCAAGGCGGCGATGCGCGAGATCACCCCGGCGCAGGCGGTGGCGCACCCCAACTGGTCGATGGGCGCCAAGATCTCGGTCGACTCGGCGACGATGATGAACAAGGGGCTCGAGCTGATCGAGGCCTTCCACCTGTTCCCGGTCGCTGCGGATCAACTCGCGGTGCTGGTCCACGCCCAGTCGGTCGTCCATTCGATGGTGGAATATGTCGACGGTTCGGTGCTGGCCCAGCTCGGCACGCCCGACATGCGGACGCCGATCGCCTTTGCACTGGCTTGGCCCGAGCGGATGGAGACGCCGTGCCCGCCGCTCGACCTTGCCGCGGTGGGCAAGCTCGAGTTCGAAAATCCCGATCTCGATCGCTTCCCGGCGCTCGCGCTCGCGATGGAGGCATTGAAGGCGGGCGGGGCACGTCCGGCGATCCTCAACGCCGCCAACGAAGTCGCTGTCGCGGCCTTTCTCGCCGGGCGGATCGGATTTCTTGAAATTGCCGCAATCTCTGCCGATACGCTGTCGCGCTATGACCCGGCCGCGCCGGAAACGCTCGACGCCGTGCTGGCGATCGATGCGGAGGCGCGGCTTTATGCGGCTGAGCGAGTGAAGGACTGCGTCGATTGA
- a CDS encoding phosphatidate cytidylyltransferase, translating into MSKNSDLPKRAVVGLALVGLALAALWAGGWGFWLVITVAAVLMIGEWATLAGDEGRRRLTQYVMTVPLAILSPAAAGPGFLAFGLIFGAFFFVAIVSRNGKLAAGQVYVGLPVLALLLLRDHPQGFAATLWSMAIVWLCDSGAYFAGRAIGGPKLAPAISPNKTWAGLIGGLIAATLFSAAFVAIAPGSAIGWWLVAVSPVVALASQIGDLYESHLKRVAGVKDSSNLLPGHGGILDRLDGLVFAAPVAALFFAIHHQVVVGGYWW; encoded by the coding sequence GTGAGCAAAAATTCCGATCTTCCGAAACGTGCTGTCGTCGGGCTCGCGCTGGTCGGGCTCGCGCTCGCCGCTTTGTGGGCAGGCGGCTGGGGCTTCTGGCTGGTCATCACCGTGGCAGCGGTGCTGATGATCGGCGAATGGGCAACCTTGGCCGGTGACGAGGGCAGGCGCCGTTTAACGCAATATGTGATGACGGTGCCGCTGGCGATCCTGAGCCCGGCGGCCGCCGGCCCCGGGTTCCTGGCGTTTGGCCTGATCTTCGGGGCGTTCTTCTTCGTCGCGATCGTCAGCCGCAACGGCAAGCTCGCTGCGGGGCAGGTCTATGTCGGGCTGCCGGTGCTCGCGCTGCTGCTGCTTCGTGACCATCCCCAGGGTTTCGCCGCGACGCTGTGGTCGATGGCGATCGTCTGGTTGTGCGACAGCGGCGCCTATTTCGCCGGTCGCGCGATCGGCGGCCCCAAGCTCGCGCCGGCGATCAGCCCGAACAAGACCTGGGCGGGGCTGATCGGCGGGCTGATTGCCGCGACCCTGTTTTCCGCCGCCTTCGTGGCGATCGCCCCGGGCAGTGCGATCGGGTGGTGGCTGGTGGCAGTATCGCCGGTGGTAGCCCTCGCGTCGCAGATCGGCGATTTGTACGAGAGCCATCTGAAGCGCGTCGCGGGCGTCAAGGATTCGAGCAATCTGCTGCCCGGCCATGGCGGCATTCTCGATCGTCTCGACGGGCTGGTCTTCGCAGCCCCGGTTGCGGCTTTGTTTTTTGCGATCCATCATCAGGTGGTTGTGGGAGGATACTGGTGGTGA
- the uppS gene encoding polyprenyl diphosphate synthase gives MDGNGRWAKKRLLPRVAGHRQGVEAVRRVARAARTLGIEVLTLYAFSSENWRRPEEEVGALMGLLRQFLERELDEIVSDGVKLRVIGDWRQLSPDLVAMIDAAIARTAGNTGPTLVLALNYGAQAELLAAARRLAEQARNGMLDPGAIDETRFESELETAGLPPLDLMIRTSGEQRLSNFLLWQAAYAELLFVDTLWPDFDERALADALAQFGRRQRRFGGL, from the coding sequence ATGGACGGCAACGGGCGCTGGGCGAAGAAGCGCCTGCTCCCGCGTGTCGCTGGCCATCGCCAGGGGGTGGAAGCCGTGCGCCGCGTCGCGCGGGCGGCGCGCACGCTCGGCATCGAGGTGCTGACGCTCTACGCCTTCTCGTCCGAGAACTGGCGGCGGCCCGAAGAAGAGGTCGGCGCGCTAATGGGCTTGCTGCGGCAGTTCCTCGAGCGCGAACTGGACGAGATCGTCTCGGATGGGGTCAAGCTCCGCGTGATCGGCGATTGGCGCCAGCTTTCGCCCGATCTGGTGGCGATGATCGACGCCGCCATCGCACGCACCGCGGGCAATACCGGACCGACCTTGGTGCTCGCGCTCAACTATGGCGCGCAGGCGGAATTGCTTGCGGCTGCCCGGCGGCTGGCCGAGCAGGCGCGCAATGGCATGCTGGATCCCGGCGCAATCGACGAGACGCGGTTCGAGAGCGAGTTGGAAACGGCGGGCCTGCCGCCGCTGGATCTGATGATCCGCACCTCGGGCGAACAGCGGCTTTCCAATTTCTTGTTGTGGCAGGCGGCCTATGCCGAGCTGCTGTTCGTCGACACGCTGTGGCCCGATTTCGACGAGCGTGCGCTGGCCGATGCGCTGGCCCAGTTCGGGCGGCGCCAGCGGCGCTTCGGGGGCCTGTGA
- the frr gene encoding ribosome recycling factor, which produces MAAYDKADLERRMAGAVESLKHDLTGLRTGRASTTLLDPVTVEVYGSHMPITQVATVSAPEPRMLSVQVWDKSNVGPVDKAIRSAGLGLNPIVDGQTLRLPIPDLTEERRKELAKLANQYAEKARIAARNVRRDGMDSLKTDEKKGVFGEDERKRHETEVQKITDATIADIDAAAAAKEKEILNK; this is translated from the coding sequence ATGGCCGCATATGACAAGGCAGACCTCGAGCGCCGCATGGCCGGCGCCGTGGAATCACTCAAGCACGATCTGACCGGTCTCCGCACTGGCCGCGCCTCGACCACGCTGCTCGATCCGGTAACCGTCGAGGTCTATGGCTCGCACATGCCGATCACCCAGGTGGCGACCGTCTCGGCACCCGAGCCGCGCATGCTGTCGGTGCAGGTGTGGGACAAGTCGAACGTCGGCCCCGTCGACAAGGCGATCCGCTCGGCCGGCCTCGGCCTCAACCCGATCGTCGACGGCCAGACGCTGCGCCTGCCGATCCCCGACCTGACCGAGGAGCGCCGCAAGGAGCTCGCCAAGCTCGCCAACCAGTACGCCGAAAAGGCCCGCATCGCCGCGCGCAACGTGCGCCGCGACGGCATGGACAGCCTGAAGACCGACGAGAAGAAGGGCGTGTTCGGCGAGGACGAGCGCAAGCGCCACGAGACCGAAGTTCAGAAGATCACCGACGCGACGATCGCCGATATCGACGCGGCGGCCGCGGCCAAGGAAAAGGAAATCCTGAACAAGTGA
- the pyrH gene encoding UMP kinase, giving the protein MTAPTIRRILLKLSGEVLMGQGQFGIDPETCERVALEVKEAKESGLEICMTVGGGNIFRGIAGAAQGFDRASADYMGMLATVMNALAMQNALEKVGVETRVQSAIPMASVCEPYIRRRAERHMEKGRVVLFAAGTGLPFFTTDTTAALRAAEMKCDALFKGTSVDGVYDADPKKVPTAKRYETLSYDRVLADNLKVMDASAVALCRDNHIPIVVFNIRGEGNLASVLRGEGTSTIVQDADAA; this is encoded by the coding sequence ATGACCGCTCCGACCATCCGCCGCATCCTTCTCAAGCTGTCGGGGGAGGTCCTGATGGGCCAGGGTCAGTTCGGCATCGATCCCGAGACCTGCGAGCGCGTCGCACTCGAGGTGAAGGAAGCCAAGGAAAGCGGCCTCGAAATCTGCATGACCGTCGGCGGCGGCAACATCTTCCGCGGCATCGCCGGTGCAGCCCAGGGCTTCGACCGCGCCAGCGCCGATTACATGGGCATGCTCGCCACCGTGATGAACGCGCTCGCGATGCAGAACGCGCTCGAGAAGGTCGGCGTCGAGACCCGCGTCCAGTCCGCCATCCCGATGGCCAGCGTGTGCGAGCCCTATATTCGCCGCCGCGCCGAGCGGCATATGGAGAAGGGCCGCGTCGTGCTGTTCGCGGCGGGCACCGGCCTGCCGTTCTTCACCACCGACACCACCGCCGCGCTGCGCGCCGCTGAGATGAAGTGCGACGCGCTGTTCAAGGGTACCTCGGTCGACGGCGTGTACGACGCCGATCCCAAAAAGGTGCCGACCGCCAAGCGCTACGAGACGCTGAGCTATGACCGCGTCCTCGCCGACAATCTGAAGGTGATGGACGCCTCCGCCGTCGCCCTGTGCCGCGACAACCATATCCCGATCGTGGTGTTCAACATCCGCGGCGAGGGCAATCTCGCCTCGGTGCTCCGGGGCGAGGGGACTTCCACCATCGTCCAGGACGCGGACGCCGCGTAA
- the tsf gene encoding translation elongation factor Ts, translating to MAEITAAAVKELREKSGAGMMDCKKALSETNGDMEAAADWLRAKGLAAAAKKSSRTAAEGLVGLAVAGTKGVAVEVNSQTDFVAKNEIFQNFVREATSLALETGDDVAALKAAKMESGQTVDEALTANIATIGENQVLRRAKKVEVAKGAVIPYVHNAAAPGLGKIGVLVALESEAGVDVLEPLGKQLAMHIAAAFPLALDESGLDQDVLARERAIAAEKASESGKPAEIIEKMVDGAVKKFAKENALLSQLFVMDGKTPVSDVIAKAAKDSGSAIVLKDYVRFQLGEGIEKEESDFAAEVAATAGLTK from the coding sequence ATGGCCGAGATCACTGCAGCCGCCGTCAAGGAACTCCGCGAAAAGAGCGGCGCCGGCATGATGGATTGCAAGAAGGCGCTCTCCGAGACCAACGGTGACATGGAAGCCGCTGCCGATTGGCTGCGCGCCAAGGGCCTCGCCGCCGCCGCCAAGAAGTCGAGCCGCACCGCTGCCGAGGGCCTTGTCGGCCTGGCGGTTGCCGGCACCAAGGGTGTCGCGGTCGAGGTGAACTCGCAGACCGACTTCGTCGCCAAGAACGAGATCTTCCAGAACTTCGTCCGCGAAGCCACGTCGCTCGCGCTCGAGACCGGTGATGACGTCGCCGCGCTGAAGGCTGCGAAGATGGAGTCGGGCCAGACCGTCGACGAGGCGCTGACCGCCAACATCGCCACCATCGGCGAGAACCAGGTGCTGCGTCGCGCCAAGAAGGTCGAAGTCGCCAAGGGCGCGGTGATCCCGTACGTCCACAATGCGGCGGCCCCGGGCCTCGGCAAGATCGGCGTGCTCGTCGCGCTCGAATCGGAAGCCGGTGTTGACGTGCTCGAGCCGCTCGGCAAGCAGCTGGCGATGCACATCGCCGCCGCCTTCCCGCTGGCGCTCGACGAAAGCGGCCTGGATCAGGACGTGCTCGCCCGCGAACGTGCGATCGCTGCCGAAAAGGCTTCCGAGAGCGGCAAGCCCGCCGAGATCATCGAGAAGATGGTCGATGGCGCGGTCAAGAAGTTCGCCAAGGAGAATGCCCTGCTCAGCCAGCTGTTCGTGATGGACGGCAAGACCCCGGTCTCGGACGTCATCGCCAAGGCGGCGAAGGACTCGGGTTCGGCGATCGTGCTGAAGGACTATGTCCGCTTCCAGCTCGGCGAAGGCATCGAGAAGGAAGAGAGCGACTTCGCTGCCGAAGTGGCTGCGACCGCCGGTCTCACCAAGTAA
- the rpsB gene encoding 30S ribosomal protein S2, whose amino-acid sequence MAAPVVTMQQLLESGAHFGHQTHRWNPKMKPYIFGDRNGVHIIDLSQTVPLFARALEFVSSTVAAGGKVLFVGTKRQAQEPIAEAARRAGQHFVNHRWLGGMLTNWKTISNSIKRLKTLEEQLSGDTHGLTKKEVLQLTRERDKLELSLGGIRDMGGIPDIMFVIDANKEELAIKEANTLGIPVVAVLDSNVSPDGIAFPVPGNDDASRAIRLYCEAIAIAATRGGREALMQQGYDFGAAEQPPVEEAVEG is encoded by the coding sequence ATGGCGGCACCCGTCGTCACCATGCAGCAGCTGCTCGAATCGGGCGCGCACTTCGGTCACCAGACCCATCGCTGGAACCCGAAGATGAAGCCCTACATCTTCGGTGATCGCAACGGCGTTCACATCATCGACCTGTCGCAGACCGTTCCGCTGTTCGCCCGCGCGCTCGAGTTCGTCAGCTCGACCGTCGCCGCCGGCGGCAAGGTGCTGTTCGTCGGCACCAAGCGCCAGGCACAGGAGCCGATTGCCGAGGCAGCGCGTCGTGCGGGCCAGCACTTCGTCAACCACCGCTGGCTGGGCGGCATGCTCACCAACTGGAAGACCATCAGCAACTCGATCAAGCGCCTCAAGACGCTCGAAGAGCAGCTGTCGGGCGACACGCACGGCCTCACCAAGAAGGAAGTGCTGCAGCTCACCCGTGAGCGCGACAAGCTCGAGCTGTCGCTCGGCGGCATCCGCGACATGGGCGGCATCCCCGACATCATGTTCGTGATCGACGCGAACAAGGAAGAGCTGGCGATCAAGGAAGCCAACACGCTTGGCATCCCCGTCGTCGCTGTGCTCGACTCGAACGTCTCGCCGGACGGCATCGCGTTTCCGGTCCCGGGCAACGACGACGCCAGCCGCGCCATCCGCCTGTACTGCGAAGCCATCGCCATCGCCGCGACCCGTGGCGGCCGCGAGGCTCTGATGCAGCAGGGCTATGACTTCGGTGCTGCCGAGCAGCCGCCGGTCGAGGAAGCCGTCGAAGGCTGA
- the pssA gene encoding CDP-diacylglycerol--serine O-phosphatidyltransferase, whose translation MSDRRPRSGRGLGRRPALPRGIPLRAVLPNAVTALALCAGLTGIRFAILGNWEASVLMVLAAAVLDGIDGRIARLVRAESRFGAELDSLSDAISFGVAPALILYLWSLQALGRFGWLVALLHALFCALRLARFNAQIDLAEQPHKSAGFLTGVPAPAGAALALTPVYLWLWTGEAITRAPVIIAVWTVLIAILMVSSVATFGPKIRLRQNVRFEAIAVLVALAAALVSAPWTTLAIVAIAYLASIPFSVRSYRRIRRLRAAGGGDAASAPGPIAP comes from the coding sequence ATGAGCGACCGTCGCCCGCGCAGCGGGCGCGGGTTGGGGCGCAGGCCGGCATTGCCGCGCGGCATCCCGCTTCGCGCAGTGCTCCCCAACGCCGTCACCGCGCTCGCGCTGTGCGCCGGTCTCACCGGCATCCGCTTTGCCATTCTGGGCAATTGGGAAGCCTCGGTGCTGATGGTGCTTGCCGCCGCCGTGCTCGACGGGATCGACGGACGCATCGCCCGCCTGGTGCGCGCCGAGAGCCGCTTCGGCGCCGAACTCGACAGCCTGTCCGACGCAATCTCGTTCGGCGTCGCACCCGCGCTGATTCTATACCTTTGGTCGCTCCAGGCGCTCGGGCGGTTCGGCTGGCTGGTCGCGCTGCTCCATGCCCTGTTTTGCGCGCTAAGGCTGGCGCGCTTCAACGCGCAGATCGATCTTGCCGAGCAGCCGCACAAGTCGGCAGGGTTCCTCACCGGCGTTCCGGCGCCGGCCGGCGCGGCGCTGGCGCTCACGCCCGTCTATCTCTGGCTGTGGACCGGCGAGGCGATCACGCGCGCGCCGGTCATCATCGCCGTGTGGACAGTGCTGATCGCGATCCTGATGGTTTCCAGCGTCGCGACCTTCGGCCCGAAGATTCGGCTGCGCCAGAACGTCCGCTTCGAAGCGATCGCGGTGCTGGTCGCCCTCGCCGCGGCGCTGGTTTCGGCGCCTTGGACGACGCTGGCGATCGTGGCGATCGCCTATCTTGCCAGCATCCCGTTCAGCGTGCGTTCCTACCGCCGGATCAGGCGGCTGCGCGCTGCGGGTGGTGGGGACGCGGCATCCGCGCCGGGACCGATCGCACCCTGA
- a CDS encoding phosphatidylserine decarboxylase encodes MTSLDKPPVGTSTVKWRFPDIHPEGRKYVLIAAAVALLSLWVWDVLTWPLLFLTLGIAAFFRDPVRVTPVEEGVLVAPADGLVTMIQRVPLPPELAGPHALGAAPMVRVSIFMSMFDVHVNRTPITGTIRHVIYISGKFMNADLDKASDENERQHMVVEDRDGLRIGFTQIAGLVARRIVAFAKPGDMVVAGQRIGLIRFGSRVDVFLPEEYGAQVILGQRTIAGETVIARRGITNVAGVAQ; translated from the coding sequence ATGACATCGCTCGACAAGCCTCCAGTCGGTACCTCGACGGTGAAGTGGCGTTTCCCCGATATCCATCCCGAAGGCCGCAAATATGTGCTGATCGCCGCCGCGGTTGCGCTGTTGAGCCTGTGGGTGTGGGACGTCCTCACCTGGCCGCTGCTGTTCCTGACGCTCGGCATCGCCGCCTTTTTTCGCGACCCCGTCCGCGTCACGCCGGTGGAGGAGGGGGTGCTCGTCGCGCCCGCCGACGGCCTTGTCACGATGATCCAGCGCGTGCCGCTGCCCCCGGAACTCGCCGGTCCGCACGCGCTCGGCGCTGCGCCGATGGTGCGGGTCTCGATCTTCATGAGCATGTTCGACGTGCATGTGAACCGCACGCCGATTACCGGCACGATCCGTCACGTCATCTACATTTCGGGCAAGTTCATGAACGCCGACCTCGACAAGGCGAGCGACGAGAATGAACGTCAGCATATGGTGGTCGAGGATCGCGACGGGCTGCGGATCGGCTTCACCCAGATAGCAGGGCTCGTCGCGCGTCGCATCGTTGCCTTCGCCAAGCCGGGCGACATGGTCGTCGCGGGCCAGCGCATCGGCCTGATCCGCTTCGGCAGCCGCGTCGATGTCTTCCTTCCCGAAGAATATGGCGCGCAGGTGATCCTTGGCCAGCGGACCATCGCCGGCGAAACGGTTATCGCACGTCGCGGCATCACGAACGTCGCCGGGGTAGCACAATGA
- a CDS encoding methyltransferase domain-containing protein, protein MPPSTATAKRRSARRTRPAGVPSPTMFFLQQFLKRPVMVGAVAQSSGRLIRRMLSKVDWANTKLFVEYGPGVGTFSRPILDRLAPDGKLIVIDTNPDFIRYLRQSIEDPRFVAVLGSAADVQKIVRDNGFEQADYIASGLPFSTLPDGIGDAIAKATRDILRPGGAFLVYQYNPNVRNFLTPHWDNIEHEMEWWNIPPAQLWWAWKD, encoded by the coding sequence ATGCCCCCTTCGACCGCCACCGCGAAACGCCGGAGCGCCCGCCGCACGCGCCCGGCCGGTGTGCCCTCGCCGACGATGTTCTTCCTGCAGCAGTTCCTCAAGCGTCCGGTGATGGTCGGTGCGGTTGCCCAGTCTTCGGGACGGCTGATTCGCCGCATGCTGAGCAAGGTCGATTGGGCGAACACCAAGCTGTTCGTTGAATATGGCCCCGGTGTGGGCACCTTTAGCCGTCCGATCCTCGATCGCCTCGCGCCAGACGGCAAGCTGATCGTGATCGATACCAACCCTGATTTCATCCGCTATCTGCGCCAGTCGATCGAAGATCCGCGCTTCGTCGCGGTGCTTGGCTCGGCGGCCGATGTCCAGAAGATCGTGCGCGACAACGGCTTCGAGCAGGCCGACTATATCGCCTCGGGCCTGCCTTTCTCGACCCTGCCCGACGGCATCGGCGATGCAATTGCCAAGGCGACGCGCGATATCCTTCGGCCCGGCGGCGCTTTCCTCGTCTACCAGTACAACCCCAATGTCCGGAACTTCCTGACTCCGCACTGGGACAATATCGAGCACGAGATGGAATGGTGGAACATCCCGCCGGCCCAGCTCTGGTGGGCCTGGAAAGACTGA
- the manD gene encoding D-mannonate dehydratase ManD: MKIVSAKVIVTCPGRNFVTLKIHTDQGVYGIGDGTLNGRELAVVSYLEDHVIPCLIGMDPRRIEDIWQYLYRGAYWRRGPVTMRAIAAVDMALWDIKGKMAGMPVYQLLGGRSRDGVMVYGHANGADIEQTVDAVGKYIDLGYKAIRAQTGVPGIKDAYGVGRGTMYYEPADAALPSVTGWDTRKALNYVPKLFEKLRATYGFDHHLLHDGHHRYTPQEAANLGKMLEPYQLFWLEDVTPAENQEAFKLIRQHTVTPLAVGEIFNTIWDAKDLIQNQLIDYLRATVVGAGGLTHLRRLADLASLYQVRTGCHGATDLSPVTMGCALHFDTWVPNFGIQEYMRHSDETDAVFPHDYSFDKGYLFCGEAPGHGVDIDEELAAKYPYKPAYLPVARLEDGTMWNW, encoded by the coding sequence ATGAAGATCGTCTCGGCCAAGGTTATCGTAACCTGCCCCGGCCGCAATTTCGTGACGCTGAAGATCCACACCGATCAGGGCGTCTACGGCATCGGCGACGGCACGCTCAACGGTCGCGAACTGGCGGTGGTCTCCTATCTTGAAGACCATGTCATTCCCTGCCTGATCGGCATGGACCCGCGGCGGATCGAGGATATCTGGCAGTATCTCTATCGCGGTGCCTATTGGCGCCGCGGCCCGGTGACGATGCGCGCGATCGCCGCGGTCGACATGGCGCTGTGGGACATCAAGGGCAAGATGGCCGGCATGCCGGTCTACCAGCTGCTCGGCGGCCGCAGCCGCGATGGCGTGATGGTCTACGGACACGCGAACGGCGCCGATATCGAGCAGACCGTCGACGCGGTCGGCAAATATATCGACCTCGGCTACAAGGCGATCCGAGCGCAGACGGGCGTTCCGGGCATCAAGGATGCGTACGGCGTCGGCCGCGGCACCATGTATTACGAGCCCGCCGACGCGGCTTTGCCCTCGGTCACCGGGTGGGATACGCGCAAGGCGCTCAACTATGTGCCCAAGCTGTTCGAAAAGCTGCGCGCGACCTATGGCTTCGACCATCACCTGCTGCACGACGGCCACCACCGCTACACGCCGCAGGAAGCCGCCAATCTCGGCAAGATGCTCGAGCCCTATCAGCTCTTCTGGCTGGAGGACGTGACCCCGGCCGAGAACCAGGAGGCGTTCAAGCTGATCCGCCAGCACACCGTCACCCCGCTGGCGGTGGGCGAGATCTTCAACACGATCTGGGACGCGAAGGACCTGATCCAGAACCAGCTGATCGACTATCTGCGCGCAACCGTGGTCGGTGCCGGTGGCCTGACCCATCTGCGTCGCCTCGCCGACCTCGCCAGCCTCTACCAGGTCCGCACCGGCTGCCATGGTGCGACCGATCTGTCGCCGGTAACGATGGGCTGCGCGCTCCACTTCGACACCTGGGTCCCGAACTTCGGCATCCAGGAATATATGCGCCATTCCGACGAGACCGATGCGGTGTTCCCGCACGATTACAGCTTCGACAAAGGCTATCTGTTCTGTGGCGAGGCACCGGGTCACGGCGTCGACATCGACGAGGAGCTGGCAGCCAAGTATCCGTACAAGCCGGCCTATCTGCCGGTCGCCCGCCTCGAAGACGGGACGATGTGGAACTGGTGA